In the Devosia sp. SL43 genome, one interval contains:
- a CDS encoding helicase-related protein yields MTFPPAQSVKAILGPTNTGKTYFAIERMLAHPTGMIGLPLRLLAREVYQRCVERVGEQAVALVTGEERIVPAKPRYWVCTVEAMPVDIRVDCVAIDEVQTAIDFDRGHVFTDRILHARGMHETLLLGAATMAPVIKRLLPHADIIDRPRFSQLTYSGSKKISRQPTRSAIVAFSAKQVYAIAELIRRERGGAAVVMGALSPRTRNAQVELYQNGDVDFLVATDAIGMGLNLDIHHVAFADDSKFDGRMSRDLTPAEIGQIAGRAGRHSRNGTFGVTGGTEGFDEELVVQLETHDFDPIKLLQWRNNQLDFSSIAALQHSLDAVPEHRSLTRVPMAKDQHALEFVSRNEAGQLARGLDGARLLWECCQIPDYQGISPANHGEIVTRIYSDLVKRGKVDADWIAEQVRFCDNTSGDIDTLSNRIKQVRTWTFVANRKNWLADPAHWREKTRDIEDRLSDALHERLTQRFVDRRTSVLLRHLKDKRMASPEINERGEVRLEGHLIGTLEGFRFTIARNDADADVKGIRAAADHVVSPEIHNRADRLAGAPNEEIVLATDGRLRWKGDIVAEVIEGDSLYRPRILILADETLTGTDLERVQDRLNLWLRHHINTVLESVMALEAPADIEGAARGISYQLFEHLGLIPRNQVSDEVKNLDQDVRGKMRKLGIKFGAYHIYLPLSLKPAPRELALILFALKHGGIRQAGVTDIPHIVLSGRTSFVVDPEVDTRLYEIAGFKVAGKRAVRVDILERLADIIRPLIALDPTRHQGELPAGAAEGNGFRVTVEMTSLLGCSGEDFASILNSLGYRVKRIPKVAAPAVAAEASAEAPALEEMLSENPISTDAVDEAPVEATIAPEAEVLATEIPATTIVEAAPETAESAPAAPAEPEFDEIWSPSGKRTDNKRHDNNRRRPEGEGQQARAPRPERNHRPTAPRRPEGEVQDLTKARHLQPKPEGRPRNDNRRPDDQKGERAKFERPRDDKPKFQQPREERKEKAFDPDSPFAKLMALKAPKGQ; encoded by the coding sequence ATGACCTTTCCGCCCGCCCAATCGGTCAAGGCGATTCTTGGCCCGACCAATACCGGCAAGACCTATTTTGCCATCGAGCGCATGCTGGCCCATCCCACCGGGATGATCGGCCTGCCGCTGCGGCTGCTGGCGCGCGAGGTGTATCAGCGCTGCGTCGAACGCGTCGGCGAGCAGGCGGTCGCCCTGGTGACGGGCGAAGAACGCATCGTTCCGGCCAAGCCGCGCTACTGGGTCTGCACGGTCGAAGCCATGCCTGTCGATATCCGCGTCGACTGCGTCGCCATCGATGAAGTCCAGACGGCCATCGACTTCGACCGTGGCCACGTCTTCACCGACCGCATCCTGCATGCGCGAGGGATGCATGAGACGCTGTTGCTCGGGGCTGCCACCATGGCGCCTGTTATCAAGCGGCTATTGCCGCATGCCGATATCATCGATCGCCCGCGCTTCAGCCAGCTGACCTATTCGGGATCAAAGAAAATCTCGCGCCAGCCGACGCGCTCGGCAATCGTCGCCTTCTCGGCCAAGCAGGTCTATGCCATCGCCGAACTGATCCGCCGCGAGCGCGGCGGCGCCGCCGTGGTGATGGGTGCGCTGAGCCCCCGCACCCGCAATGCCCAGGTCGAGCTCTACCAGAATGGCGATGTCGATTTCCTCGTGGCCACCGACGCCATCGGCATGGGGCTCAACCTCGATATTCATCACGTCGCCTTCGCCGATGACAGCAAGTTCGACGGTCGCATGAGCCGTGATCTGACCCCGGCAGAGATCGGCCAGATCGCCGGCCGCGCCGGCCGCCACTCGCGCAATGGCACCTTTGGCGTGACCGGCGGCACCGAGGGATTCGACGAAGAACTGGTCGTCCAGCTCGAAACACACGACTTCGATCCGATCAAACTGCTGCAATGGCGCAACAATCAGCTTGATTTCAGCTCGATCGCCGCCTTGCAGCATAGCCTCGATGCGGTACCCGAGCATCGCAGCCTGACCCGCGTGCCCATGGCCAAGGACCAGCATGCCCTGGAGTTCGTGTCGCGCAACGAGGCCGGGCAGTTGGCGCGCGGCCTCGATGGGGCGCGCCTGCTGTGGGAATGCTGCCAAATCCCGGATTACCAAGGGATTTCGCCGGCAAACCACGGCGAAATCGTCACCCGAATTTACTCGGACTTAGTCAAGCGCGGCAAGGTCGACGCCGATTGGATTGCCGAGCAGGTGCGCTTTTGCGACAATACGAGCGGCGATATCGATACACTGAGCAACCGGATCAAGCAGGTTCGCACCTGGACCTTTGTCGCCAACCGCAAAAACTGGCTTGCAGACCCCGCTCATTGGCGCGAAAAGACCCGGGATATTGAAGATCGGCTGAGCGATGCGCTGCACGAGCGCCTAACCCAGCGGTTCGTCGACCGGCGCACCAGCGTGCTGCTTCGTCACCTGAAAGACAAACGTATGGCATCTCCCGAGATCAATGAGCGTGGCGAAGTGCGGCTGGAAGGCCATCTCATCGGCACGCTTGAAGGCTTCCGCTTCACCATCGCCCGCAACGACGCCGACGCCGACGTCAAAGGCATCCGTGCGGCGGCCGACCACGTCGTCTCGCCCGAAATCCACAACCGGGCTGACCGGCTGGCCGGCGCGCCCAACGAGGAGATCGTGCTGGCGACCGACGGGCGCCTGCGCTGGAAGGGCGATATCGTCGCCGAGGTGATCGAGGGTGACAGCCTCTACCGTCCGCGCATCCTGATTCTGGCTGACGAGACCCTGACCGGCACAGACCTGGAGCGCGTGCAGGACCGGCTCAACCTCTGGCTGCGCCACCACATCAATACCGTGCTCGAAAGCGTCATGGCGCTTGAGGCTCCTGCCGATATCGAAGGCGCCGCCCGCGGCATCAGCTACCAGCTGTTCGAGCATCTGGGGCTCATCCCCCGCAATCAGGTCTCCGACGAGGTCAAGAATCTCGACCAGGACGTGCGCGGCAAGATGCGCAAGCTGGGCATCAAGTTCGGCGCCTACCACATCTACCTGCCGCTCTCGCTCAAGCCCGCCCCGCGTGAGCTGGCGCTGATCCTGTTCGCGCTCAAGCATGGCGGCATCCGCCAGGCTGGCGTCACCGACATTCCGCATATCGTGCTGAGTGGTCGCACCAGCTTCGTGGTCGATCCCGAAGTCGATACGCGGCTTTACGAGATCGCCGGCTTCAAGGTGGCCGGCAAGCGGGCCGTGCGCGTCGATATCCTCGAGCGCCTGGCCGACATCATCCGTCCGCTGATCGCTCTCGATCCGACGCGCCACCAGGGCGAGTTGCCCGCTGGCGCCGCCGAGGGCAATGGCTTCCGCGTCACGGTGGAAATGACCTCGCTACTGGGCTGTTCGGGCGAAGACTTCGCCTCGATTCTCAATTCGCTGGGCTATCGCGTCAAGCGCATCCCCAAGGTCGCGGCGCCTGCCGTAGCGGCGGAGGCATCGGCCGAAGCGCCGGCGCTCGAAGAGATGCTGAGCGAGAACCCAATATCGACTGATGCCGTGGACGAAGCGCCGGTCGAGGCAACCATTGCGCCCGAAGCCGAGGTGCTGGCGACCGAGATACCAGCCACGACCATTGTCGAGGCTGCGCCCGAGACGGCCGAATCCGCGCCCGCCGCTCCGGCTGAGCCGGAATTCGACGAAATCTGGTCGCCATCAGGCAAGCGCACGGACAACAAGCGCCACGACAACAATCGTCGCCGTCCCGAAGGCGAGGGCCAGCAGGCCCGCGCCCCGCGCCCCGAGCGCAATCACCGCCCGACCGCCCCGCGCCGCCCCGAAGGCGAAGTGCAGGATCTGACCAAGGCCCGCCATCTGCAGCCCAAGCCTGAGGGCCGGCCGCGTAACGACAACCGCCGCCCCGACGACCAGAAGGGCGAGCGCGCCAAGTTTGAACGGCCGCGCGACGACAAGCCCAAGTTCCAGCAGCCGCGCGAGGAGCGCAAGGAGAAGGCATTCGATCCGGATAGCCCCTTCGCCAAGCTGATGGCGCTCAAGGCGCCCAAGGGCCAGTAG
- a CDS encoding RNA-binding S4 domain-containing protein, whose amino-acid sequence MPGTVEPVRKERLDKFLFFSRALKSRTLAQRVIETGAIRVNSERTIRSDHKVGAGDVLTMALQNRIVIWRIIDCGTRRGPATEAQGLYEDLSPAPLPKSEMSPYEAAIAQRDDGAGRPTKKERRETDRLRSGDDD is encoded by the coding sequence TTGCCAGGAACCGTCGAACCCGTCCGCAAAGAGCGGCTCGACAAGTTCCTGTTCTTTTCGCGCGCCCTCAAATCGCGCACGCTGGCACAAAGGGTCATCGAGACCGGCGCCATCAGGGTCAATTCCGAACGCACCATCCGCTCCGACCACAAGGTCGGGGCGGGCGATGTGCTGACCATGGCGCTGCAGAACCGCATCGTCATCTGGCGTATCATCGATTGCGGCACGCGACGTGGGCCGGCGACCGAGGCACAGGGGCTGTACGAGGATTTGTCACCTGCACCGCTGCCCAAGTCGGAGATGTCGCCCTATGAGGCGGCCATTGCGCAGCGCGACGACGGCGCGGGGCGGCCGACGAAGAAGGAACGGCGGGAGACGGATCGATTGCGGAGTGGGGATGATGATTGA
- a CDS encoding GNAT family N-acetyltransferase, whose product MSIPTLTTTRLILRPPVYADYPAYAAFLASPRSAYMGGPFAGWAAWGMFGHDIACWHLFGHGALMIDLRETGQCIGQVGINHGPPFPEQELGWLLYDGHEGRGYATEAAAALHRWAFEIRKLPTLVSYFDPANVASMAVATRLGATRDDTAAKQDPEDVVYRHRPTLPEDLNLARGRWGNRCSPYPLALA is encoded by the coding sequence ATGAGCATCCCCACCCTCACCACCACCCGCCTCATCCTCCGCCCGCCGGTCTATGCCGATTACCCAGCCTATGCCGCATTCCTGGCCTCGCCGCGCTCTGCCTATATGGGTGGACCCTTCGCCGGCTGGGCTGCCTGGGGCATGTTCGGGCATGACATCGCCTGCTGGCACCTCTTCGGCCATGGCGCGCTGATGATCGACCTGCGCGAAACCGGCCAATGCATCGGCCAGGTCGGCATCAACCACGGGCCGCCTTTCCCCGAGCAGGAACTGGGTTGGCTGCTCTATGACGGCCACGAGGGCCGCGGCTACGCCACCGAGGCCGCCGCCGCTTTGCATCGCTGGGCCTTCGAGATCCGCAAATTGCCGACGCTGGTCAGCTACTTCGACCCGGCCAATGTCGCCTCTATGGCGGTCGCCACCCGCCTGGGCGCGACACGCGATGACACAGCAGCCAAGCAGGATCCCGAAGACGTGGTCTATCGCCACCGGCCCACACTGCCCGAAGACCTCAACCTGGCCAGAGGTCGATGGGGTAATCGATGCTCCCCATACCCCCTCGCCTTGGCATGA
- the fdxA gene encoding ferredoxin FdxA: MTYIVTDNCIACKYTDCVEVCPVDCFYEGENMLVIHPDECIDCGVCEPECPAEAIKPDTESGLDQWLEINTRFASIWPNLTERRDPMPEAKEKDGETGKLEKYFSEAPGEGD; the protein is encoded by the coding sequence ATGACCTATATCGTCACCGACAATTGCATTGCCTGCAAATACACCGACTGCGTCGAAGTCTGTCCGGTGGACTGCTTCTACGAAGGCGAGAACATGCTGGTGATTCACCCCGACGAGTGCATCGACTGTGGCGTCTGCGAGCCCGAATGCCCGGCCGAGGCGATCAAGCCCGACACCGAAAGCGGGCTCGACCAGTGGCTCGAGATCAACACCCGCTTTGCCTCGATCTGGCCCAACCTCACCGAACGCCGCGACCCAATGCCCGAGGCCAAGGAAAAGGACGGCGAAACCGGCAAGCTGGAGAAGTACTTCTCCGAAGCCCCCGGCGAAGGCGACTGA
- a CDS encoding queuosine precursor transporter, which translates to MLARFLAAVAAMVVVVAASNILVLYPLQVQLGSVNLADLLTWGAFTFPFAFLVTDLTNRYDGARKARLVVLVGFLVGLGLSVYLSYNPLPWNLGGDPATTQRIALASATAFLVGQLLDIAVFSRLRASKAWFLPPLAGSLFGSLIDTTIFFTVAFAPALAGIDALFGMGDNSLGFPAPWLGVGPEVPLWVSLASGDFLVKFLAALLLLAPYRALMGKLKPLPPLGALA; encoded by the coding sequence ATGCTAGCTCGTTTCCTGGCGGCTGTTGCCGCCATGGTCGTGGTTGTGGCCGCGTCCAATATCCTGGTGCTTTATCCGCTGCAGGTGCAGCTCGGTTCGGTCAATCTGGCCGATCTCCTCACCTGGGGCGCGTTCACCTTCCCCTTTGCCTTCCTCGTCACCGACCTCACCAACCGTTATGACGGGGCGCGCAAGGCGCGGCTGGTCGTGCTGGTGGGTTTCCTGGTCGGCCTGGGGCTCTCGGTCTATCTCAGCTACAATCCGCTGCCCTGGAACCTCGGTGGCGATCCGGCGACGACGCAGCGCATCGCGCTGGCCTCGGCCACGGCCTTCCTCGTCGGCCAACTGCTCGATATCGCCGTGTTCTCGCGCCTGCGCGCCAGCAAGGCCTGGTTCCTGCCGCCGCTGGCCGGGTCGCTGTTCGGCTCGCTGATCGATACGACGATCTTCTTCACCGTCGCTTTTGCCCCCGCTTTGGCCGGCATCGATGCGCTGTTCGGCATGGGCGACAATTCGCTGGGCTTCCCGGCGCCATGGCTGGGTGTCGGGCCAGAAGTGCCGCTCTGGGTCTCGCTGGCCTCGGGCGACTTCCTTGTGAAGTTCCTCGCCGCCCTGCTGCTGCTGGCGCCCTACCGCGCCCTGATGGGCAAGCTCAAGCCCCTGCCGCCGCTTGGGGCGCTGGCTTAG
- the rpmB gene encoding 50S ribosomal protein L28 — protein sequence MARRCELTGKGVMVGNNVSHALNRTRRRFLPNLLNVTLISDALNRPVKLRISAYALRSVEHRGGLDAFLLKQSDDTLSPLAQGIKKEVRAALAA from the coding sequence ATGGCCCGTCGCTGCGAACTCACCGGCAAAGGCGTTATGGTTGGCAACAACGTTTCGCACGCCCTCAACCGCACCCGTCGCCGGTTCCTGCCGAACCTGCTGAACGTCACGCTGATCTCTGACGCGCTCAACCGCCCGGTCAAGCTGCGCATTTCGGCTTACGCCCTGCGCTCGGTCGAGCATCGCGGTGGCCTCGATGCCTTCCTGCTCAAGCAGAGCGACGACACCCTGTCGCCGCTGGCCCAGGGCATCAAGAAGGAAGTGCGCGCCGCTCTCGCTGCCTAA
- a CDS encoding DUF3108 domain-containing protein, giving the protein MTRFRLATLAALALTAVLPVAAAEVDATASYIVTLGGINIAAMDVDLNDDGSRYSLDLKANVAGFGAVVASGTASASAAGSSSGSTLVAQDFELKTRANGETFTVDVSFSGRNVESFKVEPPILDNYDRVPLERAHLTGVGDFLSAFVIKGGALDKSICQRRTGIFTGVERFNIAMSYAGEDVATSARTGYQGPVILCSVDYDPVSGHFTTSEITNYLADSDRIVIWYAPLGETGYFIPYRVLIGTNMGDLSMVLTGMKY; this is encoded by the coding sequence TTGACCCGATTTCGCCTCGCCACCCTCGCCGCCCTGGCTTTGACCGCCGTCCTGCCCGTTGCGGCCGCCGAAGTCGATGCCACGGCCAGCTATATCGTGACCCTGGGTGGCATCAACATCGCCGCCATGGATGTCGATCTCAATGACGATGGCTCGCGCTATAGCCTCGATCTCAAGGCCAATGTCGCCGGCTTTGGCGCGGTCGTCGCCAGTGGTACCGCCAGCGCCAGCGCCGCCGGATCGTCATCCGGCTCGACGCTGGTGGCACAGGATTTCGAGCTCAAGACCCGCGCCAATGGCGAGACCTTCACGGTCGACGTGTCCTTTTCCGGCCGCAACGTGGAATCGTTCAAAGTCGAGCCACCCATCCTCGACAACTACGATCGCGTGCCGCTGGAGCGGGCCCACCTGACCGGCGTCGGCGATTTTCTCTCGGCCTTCGTCATCAAGGGCGGCGCCCTCGACAAGAGCATCTGTCAGCGTCGTACCGGCATCTTTACCGGCGTCGAGCGTTTCAACATTGCCATGAGCTATGCCGGCGAGGACGTCGCGACCTCCGCCCGAACCGGCTACCAGGGGCCGGTGATCCTCTGCTCGGTGGATTACGACCCGGTCTCGGGCCATTTCACCACGTCCGAGATCACCAATTACCTCGCCGACAGCGATCGCATCGTCATCTGGTACGCCCCGCTGGGCGAGACGGGCTATTTCATCCCCTATCGCGTGCTGATCGGCACCAATATGGGCGACCTGTCCATGGTCCTGACCGGGATGAAGTATTAG
- a CDS encoding class I SAM-dependent methyltransferase, giving the protein MTADVTRLIAYYKSPLGRISRTLVREQVMGLADDVKGKRVLGLGFATPYLRFTLDQAERVLAFMPARQGASAWPREGPSHTVLCDPLEMPLTDAAIDLTIAIHAIEHVADAEELMRELWRITAPNGHLILVVPRRRGIWAQRDNTPFGQGNPYSGGQLDKLLRDHSFVPEAWRDGLFLPPFQSSLVLKSTRFFERVGRLFGPAMSGVICVRARKEAFPAIPRRKREERFVRVPGMNTATARQG; this is encoded by the coding sequence ATGACCGCCGACGTCACCCGCTTGATCGCCTACTACAAGTCGCCCCTTGGCCGGATTTCCCGCACGCTGGTGCGCGAGCAGGTGATGGGGCTGGCCGACGACGTCAAAGGCAAGCGCGTGCTGGGGCTGGGTTTTGCAACGCCCTATTTGCGCTTCACGCTGGATCAGGCCGAGCGCGTACTGGCCTTCATGCCGGCGCGGCAGGGCGCCTCGGCCTGGCCGCGCGAGGGTCCGTCGCACACCGTGCTATGTGACCCGCTCGAAATGCCGCTGACCGACGCTGCCATCGATCTTACCATCGCCATCCATGCCATCGAGCACGTCGCCGATGCCGAGGAGCTGATGCGCGAACTCTGGCGCATTACCGCCCCCAATGGCCACCTGATCCTGGTCGTGCCGCGCCGGCGCGGAATCTGGGCGCAGCGCGACAATACGCCGTTCGGGCAGGGTAATCCGTATTCGGGTGGGCAGCTCGACAAGCTGCTGCGCGACCACAGCTTCGTGCCGGAAGCCTGGCGCGACGGGCTGTTCCTGCCGCCGTTCCAGTCTTCACTGGTGCTCAAGTCGACGCGCTTCTTCGAGCGGGTCGGGCGGTTGTTTGGGCCCGCCATGAGCGGGGTCATCTGCGTGCGCGCCCGCAAGGAAGCCTTCCCGGCCATTCCCCGACGCAAGCGCGAGGAGCGATTCGTGCGCGTGCCGGGGATGAACACGGCCACGGCGCGGCAGGGCTGA
- the gloB gene encoding hydroxyacylglutathione hydrolase has translation MAVIVDVFGARSDNFGYLVHDTGTGRTAAIDAPEAAAIKTALIHRGWNLTDIFITHHHIDHVEAIAELKAEFGTRVVGPRAEADKIAGLDVLVAGGETVTLGDTVFDVYDTPGHTLGHIVFHDKAGKHLFSADALFSLGVGRMFEGTPGPMWEGVKLLRALPDDTLVYCGHEYTASNAKFALSIDPDNKALKKRAAEVTELRAAGKATIPFLLGEDKAANPFLRADDPVLAKHYGLEGADAADVFAAIRKGKDNF, from the coding sequence ATGGCTGTGATCGTCGACGTCTTCGGGGCCCGGAGCGACAATTTCGGTTATCTGGTGCATGACACCGGCACGGGCCGAACAGCGGCCATCGACGCGCCCGAGGCAGCCGCCATCAAGACGGCGCTGATCCATCGCGGCTGGAACCTCACCGACATCTTCATCACCCACCACCATATCGACCATGTGGAAGCCATTGCCGAACTCAAGGCAGAGTTCGGCACCCGCGTCGTCGGCCCCCGCGCCGAAGCCGACAAGATTGCCGGGCTCGATGTGCTGGTAGCCGGCGGCGAGACGGTGACGCTGGGCGATACCGTGTTCGACGTCTACGACACGCCGGGCCACACGCTGGGCCACATCGTGTTTCACGACAAGGCGGGCAAGCACTTGTTCAGCGCCGATGCGCTGTTCTCGCTGGGCGTCGGCCGCATGTTCGAAGGCACGCCGGGGCCGATGTGGGAGGGCGTCAAGCTCCTGCGCGCGCTGCCTGATGACACGCTGGTCTATTGCGGCCACGAATATACCGCCAGCAATGCCAAGTTCGCGCTGTCGATCGATCCGGATAACAAGGCCCTGAAGAAGCGGGCGGCCGAGGTGACGGAATTGCGGGCAGCCGGCAAGGCGACCATTCCGTTCCTGCTCGGTGAGGACAAGGCGGCCAATCCCTTCCTGCGCGCCGACGATCCTGTGCTGGCCAAACATTACGGCCTCGAAGGCGCCGACGCTGCCGATGTCTTCGCCGCCATCCGCAAGGGCAAGGACAACTTCTAA
- a CDS encoding GNAT family N-acetyltransferase — MPTKLTFKPVTAKTIGDFEALFGARGGPNWCWCMAWRATSAELKDAKSPARKQQMLDRINDGVPVGLLAYDRGTPVAWVSVAPKETFQKGLGGLKDIDKVWSLTCLWIAGDHRKQGLSAQLIEAAAKHARKHKGTVLEAYPVDPDSPSYRHMGFVPAFKRAGFVAHGMEGTRRHVMHLALDPK; from the coding sequence ATGCCAACCAAGCTGACGTTCAAGCCGGTCACGGCCAAGACGATCGGCGATTTCGAAGCTTTGTTCGGCGCCCGTGGCGGCCCGAACTGGTGCTGGTGCATGGCCTGGCGCGCCACCTCAGCCGAGCTCAAGGATGCCAAGAGCCCGGCGCGCAAGCAGCAGATGCTGGACCGGATCAATGACGGCGTGCCGGTGGGCCTGCTGGCCTATGACCGGGGCACACCGGTCGCCTGGGTCTCGGTGGCGCCCAAGGAGACATTCCAGAAGGGGCTGGGCGGCCTCAAGGACATCGACAAGGTCTGGTCGCTGACGTGTCTGTGGATCGCCGGGGATCATCGCAAGCAGGGGCTGAGTGCCCAACTGATCGAGGCTGCGGCCAAGCACGCCCGGAAGCACAAGGGGACGGTGCTGGAGGCCTATCCGGTCGATCCCGATTCCCCCAGCTATCGGCATATGGGCTTCGTCCCCGCCTTCAAGCGGGCCGGCTTTGTCGCACATGGCATGGAGGGCACCCGGCGCCATGTGATGCACCTGGCACTCGATCCGAAGTAA
- a CDS encoding L,D-transpeptidase has protein sequence MTTDNTNTGIGRRAFLFGAAALGTLALAGCTTIAGLSPAEAERVYGPLPNERFPVPAVNLAKVAPKYLRQTVRYPSDEAVGTIIVDPARYFVYRIEGDGLATRYGANVGRAGFLWSGEAYIGRKAEWPVWTPPKEMIARQPEAAPYANGMPPGLNNPLGARTLYLYQNGAYTLFTIYSTIMPETIGRGVSSGCVGLLTQDMVDLYEKTPVNTKVIVLKA, from the coding sequence ATGACCACGGACAATACGAACACAGGTATCGGTCGCCGGGCATTCCTTTTCGGTGCCGCAGCGCTCGGCACGCTGGCGCTGGCCGGCTGCACCACCATTGCCGGCCTCAGCCCCGCCGAGGCCGAGCGAGTCTATGGGCCGCTGCCGAACGAGCGCTTCCCGGTCCCGGCTGTGAACCTCGCCAAGGTCGCCCCCAAATATCTGCGCCAGACGGTACGTTACCCTTCCGACGAGGCGGTGGGCACTATCATCGTCGACCCGGCCCGCTACTTTGTGTACCGCATCGAGGGCGACGGTCTGGCGACCCGCTATGGCGCCAATGTCGGCCGCGCCGGTTTCCTTTGGAGCGGCGAAGCCTATATCGGCCGCAAGGCCGAATGGCCGGTCTGGACGCCGCCCAAGGAGATGATCGCGCGCCAGCCTGAGGCGGCGCCCTACGCCAATGGCATGCCGCCAGGCCTCAACAACCCGCTCGGCGCCCGCACGCTCTATCTCTATCAGAACGGCGCCTACACGCTCTTCACCATCTACAGCACGATCATGCCCGAAACCATTGGCAGGGGCGTGTCCAGCGGCTGCGTGGGGCTCCTGACCCAGGACATGGTCGACCTCTACGAGAAGACACCCGTTAATACCAAGGTGATCGTGCTCAAGGCATAG
- the fumC gene encoding class II fumarate hydratase codes for MTMRVESDTMGTINVPTDKYYGAQTARSLANFDIGGEKMPTEIIHAFGILKKAAALANHKLGLLDEKTRDLIVAAADEVIAGRLADHFPLVVWQTGSGTQSNMNVNEVISNRAIEMAGGTMGSKKPVHPNDHVNMSQSSNDTYPTAMHIAAVEALENYLFPRVQVLRDTLHSKAEEFMDVVKIGRTHLQDATPLTLGQEISGWVAQIDYAVAAIKATLPQLKELALGGTAVGTGLNAHPDYAVAVAGEIAGLTGHDFVTGPNKFALLAGHDAFVGTSGALKQLAVAFMKIANDVRWLASGPRSGLGEITIPENEPGSSIMPGKVNPTQSEAMTMVVAQVMGNDAAIGFAASQGNFELNVFKPVIAYNFLQSVRLLADSARSFNDNCAIGIQPDRARIQELVDKSLMLVTALNRKIGYDNAAKIAKTAHKNGSTLKETAIALGLLTAEEFDAEVKPEQMVGPLKLKK; via the coding sequence ATGACGATGCGCGTTGAATCGGACACCATGGGCACCATCAACGTGCCCACCGACAAATATTACGGCGCGCAGACCGCCCGGAGCTTGGCCAATTTCGATATTGGCGGCGAGAAGATGCCCACCGAGATCATCCATGCCTTTGGCATCCTTAAGAAAGCGGCGGCCCTGGCCAACCACAAGCTGGGCCTGCTCGACGAAAAGACGCGCGACCTGATCGTCGCCGCGGCTGATGAAGTGATTGCCGGCCGGCTGGCCGATCACTTCCCGCTGGTGGTGTGGCAGACCGGTTCGGGCACCCAGTCCAACATGAATGTCAACGAGGTCATCTCCAACCGCGCCATCGAAATGGCAGGCGGCACCATGGGTTCCAAGAAGCCCGTACATCCCAATGACCACGTCAATATGAGCCAGTCGTCCAACGACACCTATCCGACGGCCATGCATATCGCTGCCGTCGAGGCGCTGGAGAATTATCTGTTCCCACGCGTCCAGGTGCTGCGCGATACGCTGCATTCCAAGGCAGAAGAGTTCATGGATGTGGTCAAGATCGGCCGCACGCATCTGCAGGATGCGACGCCGCTGACGCTGGGCCAGGAAATTTCCGGCTGGGTCGCCCAGATCGACTATGCCGTCGCCGCCATCAAGGCGACGCTGCCCCAGCTCAAGGAACTGGCTCTGGGCGGCACCGCCGTCGGTACGGGCCTCAATGCCCATCCCGACTATGCCGTTGCCGTTGCCGGGGAGATCGCCGGGCTGACCGGCCACGACTTCGTCACCGGTCCCAACAAGTTTGCGCTGCTGGCCGGCCACGACGCCTTTGTCGGCACGTCGGGCGCGCTCAAGCAGCTGGCCGTGGCCTTCATGAAGATCGCCAACGACGTGCGCTGGCTGGCCTCCGGCCCCCGTTCGGGCCTGGGGGAGATCACCATCCCCGAGAATGAGCCGGGTAGCTCGATCATGCCGGGCAAGGTCAACCCGACCCAGTCGGAAGCCATGACCATGGTCGTCGCCCAGGTGATGGGCAATGACGCGGCGATCGGTTTTGCCGCCTCGCAGGGCAATTTCGAGCTCAACGTGTTCAAGCCCGTCATCGCCTACAATTTCCTGCAGTCGGTACGGCTGCTTGCGGACTCGGCCCGCTCCTTCAACGACAACTGCGCCATCGGCATCCAGCCCGATCGCGCCCGCATCCAGGAACTGGTCGACAAGTCGCTGATGCTGGTCACCGCGCTCAACCGCAAGATCGGCTACGACAACGCCGCCAAGATTGCCAAGACCGCGCACAAGAACGGCTCCACGCTCAAGGAGACGGCGATCGCGCTCGGCCTGCTGACCGCGGAAGAGTTCGACGCCGAAGTGAAGCCGGAACAGATGGTCGGACCGCTCAAGCTCAAGAAGTAG
- the rpmF gene encoding 50S ribosomal protein L32, protein MAVPKRKTSPMKRGFRRSADALATSSYVEDKDSGELRRPHHVDLKTGMYRGRQVLEAKK, encoded by the coding sequence ATGGCAGTGCCAAAACGCAAGACCTCGCCGATGAAGCGTGGCTTCCGCCGTTCGGCCGACGCTCTTGCCACCTCGTCCTATGTCGAAGACAAGGACTCCGGTGAGCTGCGCCGTCCGCATCACGTCGACCTCAAGACCGGCATGTATCGCGGTCGCCAGGTTCTCGAAGCCAAGAAGTAA